The sequence GTTTTTTAAAACGCTAGAGAGCTTGTTTCAATTATAAGTACAAGAGCCATAATATTGTTTTTATGATCATCTTATAACATctataatctatatctataatctataacatTATGATTCCAATGATTTTGCCACATTGGCAAGTTTTCCTCACCCTCCACcatcttttttttgaattaatcttACTTTTGGCTTTTCCCCTCCCTTCTCTCTATTCAATATGACCTATAATCatgtattttttaattatttgtaacGTTCATGAGTTTGTCCTCTTCAAtattattctttcttcttccttaaATAATTTCTAACATGCAAAATTAAAGAGAAGATAAATAGTTACTACTTGCAGATATAGAGAATGGGGAAGAGTAAGGGAGTCCTCCAAGTCCTATCAGTACAATCGACTCGACCCAAACCCCCCGGTCAAGAGAATGCTTCTGGGGTTTCTATCTATACCGATCTCTTcggatttatgaaaaaaaaataatcgaaCGATTTTTTCAATGAAGGAAGCTAATTGGACAACGATAATAGACAGATCGAGAGATAGGTTTGGGAAACGAAAATCCTAaaccaatttttctttttttattttaatctcgaATTCTTACTACATATccattttagaatttaatttacttGCATTATTTTTGATATGGTGGTTGTACAATCAAggatttgattttatatatactattttgattaatttagatgttagttttgattttataattgaTCGGGCAGTTCTGGCCTGCAACTTTGACCATCCCATGCCCAAAAGGATGCAAAATCCTGCAAACTTCCATGAGATTTTCATCgccatcgtcgtcatcatcgcAAATTATCATCTCATCTTCATACGactttgtagtttttttttttttttgaatggtgATTCTAGGCGATTGTCGATTTTCATAATCATATTTGTTAGTTCAATTTACAATTTcctacccaaaaaataaaatacacttgaatttttattttccaaactcCTTTATTCTTGCCtctcaatattttttgttttttcttttattatttatccgCCACATCGCGCGGGTTACTACATAGTTATTATTTACATACTCATTTATTCTGATAGTCAcaatgtttaaatttaatattgtttCACTCTCTAAAAGAGTTGACAATATTATCTCTTTTTTAGGTTCTGAGAAAACACCATATCATCAGTGAGgagaatataattttatatcagtTGTTAGAAACAATGATCTGAAAAAATTTGCTAGGTTATATTTATAGGAGaagcaacaatatatatattatatatatatatatatatatatataatatatatatatatatattaaacttcaaataccaaccaTTGGTTTGCACTTTCACATTTTAATACCTtgtgtttaaaaaatattaatttagtaccctgtggtttttttttttttttttttggtagctCTTCCgttaacattttgttaaattatatataaaagactTCAGATttcccacctagatttatcgaatattcactttaataccttttagttttaattttgtcactaatttaacccaaaaaaaaaaatctgacggaaaaaaaagaaaccatagggtactaaattgatacactctaaactataggatactaaagtgagaaagttcgAAAccactgttggcttaaatgggcctgCATACTGCCCTATGGCGAGAGGCCATATGgaccgagtcatattcgaaatggtgTGAGGTTGGgtgggccaagtcatgttcgaaatggcgtgaggttgggtgggccgagtcttattcgaaatggcgtgaggctggttgggccgagtcgcAATCGAGATCCGTGAGCGATGTATCTGTACCTTTAAGttaattggttgcgtatttctaacagcacGAGCTTTTGGGATTCATGGTtaacgccaacgatccgacaagtggtatcagagccagtagTCACGGGTCAATTCCCGCACGCATCAAATGTGTTCAGATGCTAGAGgagggattgttggcttaaataggccagcatccTATACTGTGACGGGAGcccatgttgggccgagtcatgttcgaaatggcgtaagGCTGGGTAGACCGAGtgagtttttggaattaatggttcgTGTCAATAATTCGACAACCACATAAATGGTATTTAAAGGTTATCCTATATTTATAGGCATTGAAATTAATTAACGAACTAATCATGCATTTATATGAATGATGCAAATGCAGTACTTGGTTTCATATCAAAATATCTAAACAAATGAAGTACTTGAAATTGATGCATCaacacttttatttttctttttaaaaaaaatgtcattTAATTGCACAATAAATGTGGTTTAATTAAAGAAgcatattggaaaaaaaaaaaaaaagtgaattcAATCTCAAATCATAAAAAGCCTTAGAATTCGATTGACCAGATTAGTTAAAATGTCTTTTTAATTGTTCTTCATATAATTACTATGTAAGCCAAAAACATAAACCTAATTTAGAACATGAAAATGATGTGATACGGCGTGAAATAACAATAACTACATtcggaaaaatataaaataaaatctacatTTAATCAGTGTTAGTATTGAAATATCTTAGAGGTGTATATATTTGTTCTTCTGATTTTGTGATCATATATACCACTACAACATAATTAGGTTAAAGAGGCatatttttgagatatttttatgtaagtgtcttatttttgctaaatttttttaaataatctactaagaaataaatataaaactcaatccaattaaaaataaaaagttcttcTACTCAACCAATCCTATCCAGCCCAATCggtccgattacaaataaaaaagaaaaaaaaattaatcaccatccccccttctcctcctccgtcgccgcAGCCGACGAGGTAGGGTTCCGGCAGTTGAAGTTCGGCCGCGAGGATCTCGCAGGTACCGTAGAGGACTACGATTGCCATGCACGTATCCCTCCACCATAAGTCGCTGGATGAGTGGTTGTCAAACATTAAGGTGGCTCCACAGATAGCGACCTTacatatagcaatatttttaaaaagtatcgaTAATTTACCTAGCAGCACTTCTTTTAatctataccgatatttaaaaatatcgctatatattatttttattgtaataacAGTCATATTTTACTGAAAATTaagattctttattttttaagatatatttatcaatctttaaaagaaaatggactaaaaatcaaaatttcaacctGAGTAAAACAAATTTCACATGAACATAAATAGCTCTTATTTAAAGTACAATAAAACTAGTGTAGAGTCAATGAAGGGGTACACTCAACAGTAAAAGGGTACAAAAGAGCAAAACTTGCTATAAGTATTATAGGTAAAAATGCCTGGAGATCCCCTTAAatctacaaaattaaaaaacaagccctctattttttttctttacttattaatatttaaattatttttgtcacAGAATCGAAAATTTTGTTaaagttaataaatttttttaatattagttctTAGTTAATAATAACACTCCATATTATCATCAATTAGAAGATAACCAGAGCTATAAAATTTGGCCGGATAACTGATTAATTGAACAAAATTctcaatttaattatttaaaaaacttaGGATAGtgtcaaagtaaaaaaaaaaaaaaaagaaaattatagttAGCGTCTAGTAAAAAATTGcgatctaaatttatattttacgaaAAATAATTTCACATGAATCACTTTAAAGATATTAAATAACGGATGTAAGTTTCCAAACTTTAAGTTATCTGATTTATTCCtccaaaattaataatatgttcttattttagatatattttattttttatcttttacatTGCAAATAGAAttctcttcatcttttttttcatttaccaCCATAAGTGCATAGATAAGAAATTTTtaatacaaaacaaaataagcaaaataataataataataaaatacaagccaaaagtatcaaaattacgGAAACAACCCTACGGTTTGTAGTACCAAGTCCCCCACTCACTTATCTCCCTAATAATAGGCCAAAACTCCCAAGGGCATTTCCGTCAATTGACAATTTAAAGGACCACTCACACTTAAATAGTAgataaaaatgcatggagatcCCCTCAACTATACCCTACTCAGAAACAAGTCCCATcgacttcaatttttttttttttccactcaCACCTTctttaacttttgaaaattttgaattaaataatttgtaCTCAAAATTTATCACATATAACATTTCGAACCACTTCTTATGAAGTGAAACGGCGTCTAATAGTTAATAGAGtaattaaattcaataaaatttttaaagaagtCGCATCACTAGCTAGAGCAGATCGGGGAGGCCAGATTTCAAAATATCCTATAATCGAGAGGGTCTCCATGCAATTTTCACGTAAATAGTGTAGGGAAATGTGCTAACATTACTAGTATTACTACTACACAACTCAAAACCAAATGCTCTTTGTCTCTtgctctcttttctctctcctcttagAAGGCGAAACCACCATCCAAAGCCCCTCCTTTTCCGTCGACCCTCCTGCGGCGCCGCGAAGCGGCGGCCACGGTGGTGGTGTCGGTCGCGGCGAAGGCGGAGcacttcttctccctcctcaCGCTCTCCTCGTCCATGTAAATTTGCCTGCACCGGCACTCGACGCTGCAAAACGCCCGATCCCCCCTGCATGCACGACCGCACGCATaaacatacaaaataataataataataataataataataataataataataaatctaaggtattgtttgatttaaaaaataagctgTTCTTAGTTATTTCTGATAGAAATATAACTCTTGAGATAAGCAAATAATAAGTTGTTCTCAGTTATTTCTGATAGAAATATAACTCTTGAGATAAGCacgaataaaattaattttacgtttggataaaaatttgaatgattTTCGAAAACCAAGCGATATTATTTCCCCTCCTTTTCCCAATGGCCcctatatgaaaattttagaaaaaatagtaAGAATTTAAATGCCGTGGCATAGATAGTACTAAAAATTTATCGACATGGTACAGCATAGTGTTGTCGGACCGCACCGATGAGTGATAGtcacaaaaaaaatacatgtgtactgaaacataatgatataaaatatttaattaaaaataaataaatttttttaattatttattatttatattctttatcaaattttttaaatttgttgagaaaaattacttactaatattAAAGAAAAGAGTTTTGAGCTGCGCCATCATCACGAAAGCTGTATTGTGTCGGTATTTTATTGGCATAATACAGCACGATAAATACCACTCATatcgatgggcacttaaataaattattgaatAAAAGGAACTAAAATGTTATAcgaactatgaactatgaactatttgGATTCGGCTATCCAGCTatcgaaaatttaatttaactatctaatctttcaacttatttgataaataattagttcaaattttaaagtcaaaataccgCTAACTAACTCacaacaaataaatttaaaaaaattaaatagtaaaattacaatcttaaaaaaaaatagtttgatagcaactatccaaaatatatatatatatatatatgcactttAAATTTGTAACGTAAATTACATGAAATGTGCAATATGTGATATATTTAGAGAGATTGATTGTACCTGTACATGTATATATCCTGGCCTTGGGAGAGCTTCTTGTTGCAGAGGAAGCAGTGCTCGAGGAAGGGGGATGTGGGGGCATAATGGGAATAAGGGTGgtgggaggaggaaggggaggagagagaagagtttCTGATCATGGTGGGCTTGCTTATGATCTGTGGGTTTTTTGGGAAGGGCTCGTGCGCTTCTAAGACTACACTCAGACCAGCCATGGTGATTCGAATAAAActattctctctctaaaaatctctctctctctctctctctctctatgtattcatagagagagagagagagggtgggttGGTATTAaaagggggaggagggggtgtGTATGGTGTTCCGCAGGAGCAGGTTAACGTGGCGGCTTCTGATTGGTTGTTGTGTTTGGGTCTTTTATTGAGGTGTTTTGTCGTGACGTGGTTACGATACTCCGCGGTGAGAATACGCGTGTGCTCACCTCCAACTCTGTAAATGCATTTGAGAAGCTCATATTTAATTTCCCagagttaattgcatacaggctCCATGCAAATACAGTGAAtgtcaaatatattcctgcaatactcaatttagtatcctagttttttttttgaaaaaacttcaaaaatcccccttgtggtttcacacttttttattttagtaccctgtggtttaaagtgtatcaatttagtaccctgtagtttctcactttatcactttagtaccatgtggtttaaagtgtatcaagttagtaccctgtagttttgcactttatcactttagtatcctgtggttccgcactttatcactttagtatcttgtggtttaaaaactacaggatactaatttgatacaaaattaaaaccacagggtactaaaatgataaagtgcaaaaccacagggtactaacttgatacactttaaaccatagggtactaaagtgataaNttgatacactttaaaccatagggtactaaagtgaaaaagtgcaaaactgcAAAACCACcgaaatggtatttgaagtttactccatatatatatattttttattttatagttttacaAAGTTAAACCTTAATAATTATGtatgtaaataattttacaaaCCACAAAGTAAAGTGCACATAATATTAAATGATATAgctttacaaaaaataaatataaatttaataaatccaTAGACCACTAAAGTTTAACTATTGAAACCATAGGGTGGcggtaaattcaaatttacctTTAATTTTAAGGtttaattatactttaattagtataatatacctaggaaattttttaattactacactgtagtaatttttttaaagatactATTAAACTATCCTTTTCTCATTAATATTGTTTCTACTatgttttagtattttttaatttgctatattgtgttattttttattttttaaagacaccacaaaactattatattttttttgccaatCTCTATACACAATTGTTAATAGATCTactgttttatataaaaaaaaaaaaattattgaaaattcctATCAGATTATTCTCaattatttctttactttttataaatataatctcCGTTTTATAGTTTCATTAAGAATAgtgaaaagattaaaaagaaaacgATAATTCGGTGATATTTTGTAGAagaccaaacaaaaaaaaatattagtgcaATATAGCAAATGAAAAAAGGCTCAAAgtgcaaaatattttaaaaattaatcaacAAATTCAAAGTTTTACTTATatctatttctttttaatttaccaTATATTTGTGAACAAttaattgatatatttaaatcatacaatttctaaaactttgtttctgatttttaaactttttttaatcaaattttattatttgtcaaatgcatataaattaattaagctaAAATAGGATCGAAGTAGGAAACAACATACAAGGAATCTTTTTAGGCCTAGGACAATattgaaagaagagaaattatcGGTGCACCAAATGTATTATTAATTCCATCTTGTGCatccaattaattaatatttgatgataaatatttcacaatttaaaatttatctaatgagtaacaccatctctctctctctatatatatatatatatatatatatatatatatatatatatataacaaatatataaaaggtttataaaaaaaatgttaattttgaaAAGGAGTTCAACGATGATAATATATCACTCTTTAAATTACACCTCTTATTTCGACAGCATGCTAGCTGATAATAagactaatatttttatttgcaccAAACTACAATAGAACTGTAATTACATCAATCTAAACTCGCCCTGAACAATCGAATATAATCGTTTAATTACGAGTTAGATGCTTAAGTAACAATAGCACCACGTCACGTCGCTATGTTTCTATGTCATTCAAGTTAATCACTTCTTttgaaagaaataaacgaaaaatTTAGAACGGGTAGGAGATATAGATGATATGATTCTACTGTCACATTTTAGAATTGAGTTAATACCATACAACTTTctgtaaacatattgaataacgaatatattattacaaagtttaacttttcatatttattcgtATAAAAGTTCAATGATATTCGTATTTGCCTCTCTGGTTTGTTATCTTAgagttctatttattttttaacaaaaaataagtaaaatgatatttttatcatcacaaatatgtttctctaaaaattttaattgttagaGTTATGTAAATATGTCCTCCCAAAAATTTCGAACggtcatcttttttcttttgaccatcacaaataatatacgAGGGGTACGCACTAAGAGCAATTTATCTCATTTACTAATCAGGGTTAACtatttatagttaattatatttttctaacggatcctcatagcagggatatatttaaaaacgttaagggtgcatttggttcgcattataaaagattactaggaataaaagatatccgagaatcttatttctatttattctattactaagaatgcggaatttctgtgtttggttcacacggtaatattaattagccatgtttttaatattacaaaaaatatacaattaattaattaatttatttatttaattttagataatgttaccaaaagtttcaacatctttttagaaaaaagggagagagagtataagttagagagagaaagcataattaaaaaaatagaaagaaaaatatagtcgaaattagagggagtgaaagagttgaaattttagaaagagagagagagagagagagagagagagagagagaaagcttagtttagagaaagaaaagaaagttgaattttagagagaaaaataaatttagagagagatataaggttagagtgtaaagaaaaataatatcaattagccggcgggtaggaagaaagaaagagattagacatattatgattaccccaatccattaatatgaggatacccaccctccctcaaggaaATGAGATTAATACTTTGgagtgaatcttattcccaagtgaatccgatattaccaactagattactttgtgcgtttagccaaacaccgtcatatttttttattcccattgaattattaggaatctttaaaagatagcgcgaaccaaacgcaccctaaaaatttttttgtaaagataaatatgaaaagttaaattttgtagctattcgatatgtttaccgGGAGGAACCGTGTGCAATTACCCCTTCAGGAGGGTCTACGAGATTGCGGTGCGATATGTACggatacaccgggtgcagggaATAATATGTCTTCCT is a genomic window of Ananas comosus cultivar F153 linkage group 13, ASM154086v1, whole genome shotgun sequence containing:
- the LOC109719179 gene encoding protein MARD1-like; this translates as MAGLSVVLEAHEPFPKNPQIISKPTMIRNSSLSSPSSSHHPYSHYAPTSPFLEHCFLCNKKLSQGQDIYMYRGDRAFCSVECRCRQIYMDEESVRREKKCSAFAATDTTTVAAASRRRRRVDGKGGALDGGFAF